The following are encoded together in the Planococcus antarcticus DSM 14505 genome:
- a CDS encoding toxic anion resistance protein, which yields MTEKPSTRSELDNLLESPFGVQLEKQEQSVAEQPEGHPVTLMNRLTEEEQQKARELAKQIPIGDNEAILTYGSNAQNQLSQFSHKMLDHVQRKDIGPVGDVLHDLMKKLKELNPEELTQSKKSGIRKIFSKAKYSVQEMMSKYQKLSSQVDRISIQLDHSKRGLLDDVQMLEQLYDQNKTYFQALNVYIAAAELKRDEIMSETIPALHKKAENSQDQMVYQEVNDMMQYVDRLEKRLYDLQLSRQITIQSAPQIRMIQQTNRTLAEKIQSSIMTSIPLWKNQIAIALTLNKQLKAVEAQKQVTATTNDLLLKNSEMLKMNSIETARENERGIVEIDTLKKTQENLLETIEETLQIQAEGRRNRKAAEIEIGRMEEDLKQRLLVIHDNNEKNNI from the coding sequence ATGACAGAGAAACCATCAACTCGAAGTGAATTGGACAACTTACTGGAATCGCCTTTTGGCGTGCAATTGGAAAAACAAGAGCAATCGGTCGCCGAACAACCAGAAGGCCACCCTGTTACACTGATGAATCGCCTAACAGAAGAAGAACAACAAAAAGCACGCGAGCTCGCTAAGCAAATTCCAATCGGCGATAACGAAGCCATCCTGACTTACGGCTCCAATGCCCAAAACCAGCTGAGCCAGTTTTCGCACAAGATGCTCGACCATGTCCAGCGCAAGGATATCGGCCCTGTAGGTGATGTGCTACATGATTTGATGAAAAAGCTAAAAGAACTAAATCCTGAAGAGTTAACACAAAGTAAAAAATCAGGAATTCGTAAGATTTTCTCAAAAGCCAAATACTCGGTACAAGAAATGATGAGCAAATACCAAAAACTCAGCAGCCAAGTTGACCGAATTAGTATCCAGCTTGACCATTCCAAGCGCGGACTTCTCGATGACGTCCAAATGCTCGAACAGCTTTACGACCAAAACAAAACCTATTTTCAGGCATTGAATGTTTACATCGCTGCAGCAGAATTAAAGCGCGATGAGATCATGAGCGAAACGATTCCTGCACTCCATAAAAAAGCAGAAAATTCACAGGATCAAATGGTCTATCAGGAAGTCAACGATATGATGCAGTATGTAGACCGTCTGGAAAAACGCCTGTATGATTTGCAGTTATCGCGCCAAATCACCATTCAAAGCGCACCGCAGATCCGCATGATTCAGCAGACCAACCGAACCCTGGCGGAGAAGATCCAGTCATCTATTATGACTTCAATTCCGTTATGGAAAAACCAGATTGCTATCGCTTTGACGCTGAACAAACAGCTGAAGGCTGTAGAAGCCCAAAAGCAAGTTACGGCAACCACCAATGACCTGCTTCTGAAAAACTCAGAAATGTTGAAAATGAACTCGATTGAAACCGCCCGTGAAAATGAACGCGGCATTGTCGAAATAGACACCTTGAAGAAAACACAGGAAAACCTGCTTGAAACCATCGAAGAAACATTGCAGATCCAAGCAGAAGGCCGCAGAAACCGTAAAGCTGCGGAAATCGAAATCGGCCGTATGGAAGAAGATTTAAAACAGCGTCTTCTTGTCATTCATGACAATAACGAAAAGAATAATATCTAA
- a CDS encoding vWA domain-containing protein codes for MTSVNRFIQFNNETIDTKLLHQMELLAGALADAPYLKVTTRKLIELRPSESAMSISVFWRHRTKRLERNGYLSDIYLLAAGFWRHFNLNTWREFKKSDSALPSLREQLLLCAEEFRLSEQIKADRPGTLAAFDTRETVYTEFHEDQSKQNLKKGFKTDLLINAAYLRLRGVEVGVGSLSQALSTIWTELFDAKTTADSVRIVNRMMDRAEFILESDALHTYYTFGEALEKVPPFHYHEGIEAEETEEPEEIETIEEWFQSWHSETEMSEAPAMEFELERGDSQLAEGGREEEGAGEVQQTAKGDSTGEHKEDSDAEDRQMESEPKTAEGKFGSANDQVVYHEARLQTTGDHRINIENWRRQQAPFVRALLKELKKRMTQKQEGVRSNLNAGRLSKKLVPLAIEERPKPFYRKTAPSKELDAVFCLLIDGSASMLDKLDETKQAVLLFHDVLRGLNVPHEIVLFYEDAYEASDAEQPNYFEWMHKFEDRNKDHAQTIASLDAHEDNRDGFAIRWMNSRLKRRTEKHRFLLVFSDGEPSAYNYAENGVVDTANAVAEAKKQGIEVLHLFLSSDSITEDQAAFYRMMYGNKSVSADSLEQFVEQTLRLLKRSLHLVIQSG; via the coding sequence ATGACATCAGTTAACCGCTTTATTCAATTTAATAATGAAACCATCGATACAAAATTGCTTCATCAAATGGAACTTCTGGCTGGAGCATTAGCGGATGCGCCTTATTTAAAAGTGACAACTCGAAAGCTAATAGAGCTCCGTCCGTCGGAATCAGCCATGTCTATTAGTGTTTTTTGGCGTCACAGAACTAAACGTCTTGAGCGCAACGGCTATTTATCGGATATTTATCTACTGGCAGCGGGATTTTGGCGTCATTTCAATTTAAATACATGGCGCGAATTTAAAAAAAGCGACTCAGCATTACCAAGTCTCCGGGAACAATTATTATTATGCGCGGAAGAATTTCGGTTATCTGAACAAATCAAAGCCGATCGACCGGGAACTCTTGCAGCTTTTGACACAAGAGAAACCGTTTATACAGAGTTTCATGAAGATCAGTCTAAGCAAAATTTGAAAAAAGGATTCAAAACAGATCTTTTAATCAATGCAGCTTATTTACGATTGCGTGGCGTTGAAGTAGGTGTGGGCAGCTTGTCGCAAGCTTTATCAACGATTTGGACAGAGTTGTTTGATGCTAAAACGACGGCGGATTCAGTTAGAATCGTCAATCGAATGATGGACCGAGCAGAATTTATTCTCGAATCGGATGCGCTCCATACGTATTATACATTTGGCGAAGCACTCGAAAAAGTACCGCCGTTTCATTACCATGAAGGAATTGAAGCGGAAGAAACGGAAGAACCCGAAGAAATTGAAACCATTGAAGAGTGGTTTCAGTCTTGGCACAGCGAAACGGAAATGAGTGAAGCGCCTGCGATGGAGTTTGAGTTAGAGCGAGGCGATTCACAACTTGCTGAAGGTGGCAGGGAAGAAGAAGGCGCAGGCGAAGTTCAACAAACAGCGAAAGGCGATTCAACTGGAGAGCATAAAGAAGACAGCGATGCAGAAGATCGACAAATGGAAAGTGAACCGAAAACAGCGGAAGGGAAATTTGGTTCTGCCAACGATCAAGTGGTGTATCATGAGGCGAGACTGCAAACGACAGGTGATCATCGTATAAACATTGAAAACTGGCGAAGACAACAAGCGCCATTTGTGCGTGCTTTGTTAAAAGAGTTGAAAAAGCGCATGACACAAAAACAAGAAGGCGTCCGCAGCAATTTGAATGCGGGGAGGCTGTCGAAAAAACTCGTTCCATTAGCTATTGAAGAACGACCAAAACCGTTTTATCGAAAAACAGCTCCTTCAAAAGAACTCGATGCGGTATTTTGTTTATTAATCGACGGGTCAGCATCGATGCTCGATAAGCTAGATGAAACAAAACAAGCAGTTTTATTGTTTCATGATGTGCTGCGCGGTTTGAATGTGCCACATGAAATTGTCTTGTTTTATGAAGATGCATACGAAGCCAGTGACGCCGAACAACCAAATTATTTTGAATGGATGCACAAGTTCGAAGACCGCAATAAAGATCATGCACAGACAATCGCTTCGCTCGATGCACACGAAGACAATCGAGACGGCTTTGCAATTCGATGGATGAACAGCCGACTAAAGCGTCGAACTGAAAAACACCGCTTTTTACTAGTTTTTTCCGACGGAGAGCCATCTGCATACAATTATGCTGAAAACGGCGTGGTGGATACTGCAAACGCTGTTGCGGAGGCAAAAAAGCAAGGCATTGAAGTGTTGCATCTGTTTTTGAGCAGCGATTCGATTACGGAAGACCAAGCTGCATTTTACCGGATGATGTATGGCAATAAATCCGTCAGTGCTGATTCTTTAGAGCAATTTGTTGAGCAAACTTTGCGTTTATTGAAGCGAAGTTTACATTTAGTGATTCAATCTGGCTGA